AAGGAGTATTACTTCCTGACTTAATAGATGACAATGGTTACAGATTAGAGCAAGAAATGTTTATTTTGATTTAGATGGCATAAAGAGAATTTGATTAAAACTAG
This genomic interval from Clostridiisalibacter paucivorans DSM 22131 contains the following:
- a CDS encoding MerR family transcriptional regulator — encoded protein: MAKLMNVSTHQIRYFEKKGVLLPDLIDDNGYRLEQEMFILI